One window of the Halanaerobium saccharolyticum subsp. saccharolyticum DSM 6643 genome contains the following:
- a CDS encoding porin family protein has product MVILFSKPVLTADIGGKASLNSNLTYADSELNNSLAAELELEWYLPYDFPLDIQNRTVISLDEEAEDQVELWFKKLYLRQKLGPLTVKLGKQPVSWSYGALINPVDYSLGAENLEEESRAKYVNGIELYYPINWGSGLTFVASDIDGKEHKWALRGRTTYKGYDLSASYVQTPVADNADFERYGLTAKGDLGPLGVYGAYGLWRDSEIDYDIYQLGADYSYHFLAGSQLFLQGEYLRLEGAAGDISAFDFFNLGTENGAEQPAADSGSSSFENLDFFNTNISYELDEFSSIGIMTVSYLDDGSTIFIPNYSYLFGSNLLLELRGSIAAGKEDEVLGGEAKAVEINLSYTF; this is encoded by the coding sequence TTGGTTATTTTATTTTCAAAGCCGGTGCTAACTGCTGATATTGGTGGTAAGGCTAGTTTGAACAGTAATTTAACTTATGCTGATTCAGAACTGAATAATTCTCTGGCAGCAGAATTGGAGTTAGAATGGTATTTACCGTATGATTTTCCGCTCGACATTCAAAATCGGACTGTTATTAGCCTTGATGAAGAAGCTGAAGATCAAGTTGAACTCTGGTTTAAAAAGCTCTATTTAAGACAAAAGCTAGGTCCTCTAACTGTAAAATTGGGGAAACAGCCTGTTTCCTGGTCTTATGGAGCCTTAATTAATCCAGTTGATTACAGTTTGGGTGCAGAAAACTTAGAAGAAGAAAGTAGGGCTAAATATGTAAATGGAATTGAATTATACTATCCGATTAACTGGGGCAGTGGTTTGACTTTTGTGGCCTCTGACATAGATGGTAAAGAGCACAAATGGGCCTTAAGAGGAAGGACTACTTATAAAGGTTATGATTTAAGTGCCAGTTATGTGCAGACTCCTGTGGCAGATAATGCTGATTTTGAACGTTATGGCCTGACAGCCAAAGGTGATCTTGGGCCGCTTGGAGTTTATGGCGCTTATGGGCTCTGGCGGGATAGTGAAATTGACTATGATATCTATCAGCTTGGAGCAGATTACAGCTATCATTTTCTTGCCGGCAGCCAGCTTTTTCTGCAGGGGGAGTATTTAAGATTAGAAGGTGCAGCAGGAGATATTTCAGCTTTTGATTTTTTCAATCTTGGTACAGAAAATGGAGCAGAGCAGCCTGCTGCAGACTCAGGTTCTAGTTCTTTTGAAAATTTAGATTTTTTCAATACAAATATAAGTTATGAACTTGATGAGTTTTCTTCTATTGGAATTATGACAGTTAGTTATTTAGATGATGGCAGTACAATTTTCATCCCTAATTATTCTTATCTTTTTGGCAGCAATCTTTTACTTGAGCTGAGGGGCAGCATTGCCGCTGGTAAAGAAGATGAGGTGCTTGGTGGAGAGGCTAAAGCTGTAGAAATTAATTTAAGCTACACTTTTTAA
- a CDS encoding PspC domain-containing protein, whose amino-acid sequence MKKLYRSRKNKKVGGVCGGIAEYFDLDPTLVRLGAVILIFIWGAGLMAYIVAWAIIPERPEHIDVDYDISSEPVYEEQEKEESNSDQDKNGNDDDSKYYDI is encoded by the coding sequence ATGAAAAAACTTTATCGTTCCCGAAAAAACAAAAAAGTTGGTGGAGTCTGTGGTGGAATAGCAGAATACTTTGACCTTGACCCAACTCTGGTTCGTTTGGGAGCAGTAATTTTAATATTTATCTGGGGAGCAGGCCTTATGGCTTACATTGTAGCCTGGGCCATCATACCAGAAAGACCAGAACACATAGATGTTGATTATGATATAAGCTCTGAGCCAGTGTATGAAGAACAGGAAAAAGAGGAAAGCAATTCTGATCAGGACAAAAATGGTAATGATGATGACTCCAAATATTATGATATTTAG
- a CDS encoding replicative DNA helicase, giving the protein MSAKVQSVKKDDRYNKNEYQLLGILLQYPDKIDEVADLLEVKHFLDPQAQIIFDLLLKQYQQDNQISRTKLLIDLQNQNAVDQAEEIIERLTSGFNTIDELKPTIDLIKKDYQRSLLKRASNKLQELTQANDLTIDDYQARAQEIIFQATNESNDLEKHIYNMEEVLMESFSNYMDRKHKKADVGLRSGFISLDNLIGGFKRGHLTVIAASTSMGKTAFAINIAKNVLKRKAKVAVISLEMDATEVVDRMVVQESQVNAWKYTQGETNDEEDQRVSKALDNLHELPLMISDERGLNTAQIRARLRKFKAQMDGLDLAIVDYLQMIQLPEEHAQNTSRAVGQIVLQLRNLASELDIPVILISQISRSFTSRQDKRPVLSDLRDSGNIEEVADGVIFLYRHAHTSAKAREEAEAEGTESDTDIIIAKQRTGQTGAIKLFFEEEFIRFVDPENLSLEGTIPHG; this is encoded by the coding sequence ATGTCAGCAAAAGTACAAAGTGTAAAAAAAGATGATAGATATAATAAAAATGAATATCAGCTACTAGGCATCCTGCTGCAGTATCCTGATAAAATTGATGAAGTTGCTGATCTACTTGAGGTCAAACATTTTCTTGATCCTCAGGCTCAAATTATTTTTGATCTATTACTAAAACAATACCAGCAGGATAATCAAATTTCCCGAACAAAACTATTAATAGATCTTCAGAACCAGAACGCTGTTGATCAGGCTGAAGAAATCATAGAAAGGCTTACTTCTGGTTTTAATACTATAGATGAGCTAAAGCCAACAATTGATTTAATTAAAAAGGATTATCAGCGCTCACTTTTAAAAAGAGCATCAAATAAGCTGCAGGAATTGACTCAAGCTAATGATTTAACAATTGATGATTATCAGGCTCGCGCTCAAGAGATAATTTTTCAAGCAACAAATGAAAGTAATGACTTAGAAAAACATATCTACAATATGGAAGAAGTCCTTATGGAATCTTTTTCCAACTACATGGATCGTAAACATAAAAAGGCGGATGTTGGTTTACGCAGTGGTTTTATTTCTCTTGATAATCTAATTGGAGGTTTTAAAAGAGGTCATTTAACTGTCATTGCGGCTTCCACCTCTATGGGAAAAACAGCTTTTGCTATTAACATTGCTAAAAATGTTTTAAAAAGAAAGGCTAAGGTTGCTGTAATTTCACTTGAGATGGATGCAACTGAAGTTGTAGATAGAATGGTTGTCCAGGAATCTCAGGTTAATGCCTGGAAATATACTCAAGGAGAAACCAATGATGAAGAAGACCAACGAGTTTCCAAAGCTCTAGATAATTTACATGAGCTGCCTTTAATGATTTCTGATGAGCGCGGACTCAATACTGCTCAAATAAGAGCTCGATTACGGAAATTTAAGGCTCAAATGGATGGCCTAGATTTAGCTATTGTTGATTACCTGCAGATGATTCAGCTGCCAGAAGAACATGCCCAAAACACTTCGCGTGCTGTTGGTCAAATTGTACTACAGCTTAGAAATTTAGCTTCGGAACTTGATATACCTGTTATTCTAATTTCGCAGATTTCTCGTAGTTTTACAAGCCGTCAGGATAAAAGACCTGTTTTATCTGATTTAAGAGACTCCGGTAATATTGAGGAGGTTGCTGATGGTGTTATTTTCCTTTATCGTCATGCGCATACCTCTGCCAAAGCCCGCGAAGAAGCTGAGGCCGAAGGTACAGAAAGTGACACAGATATAATTATTGCTAAGCAGCGTACAGGTCAAACTGGAGCAATAAAACTCTTTTTTGAAGAAGAATTTATTCGCTTTGTTGATCCGGAAAATCTATCACTGGAAGGAACGATTCCCCATGGCTAA
- a CDS encoding ATP-binding protein, protein MPLQFNSNKYQGKAREKYLEAEKRIQKIHNQYPDVKQAYSYLNSLKREYKMLKVGLFSQEKNEQNSIEELKNEIDHLESHYHELLKKHDIPLDYKEPNWDCEKCHDTGRIYRNNQYLVCSCAKSDLRKRKQKNGNLPRHLHTATFANANLNYYEADLITDSGMNYRENAQKIYSLASSFVQKFNSDGISQGLIIEGPIGSGKSYLLGSIANALIDRGIHFRYIVYSDLLQKIRSSYNQDSPEADEKQILSTVQQIPVLLIDDLGTEKATEFASSTLYQIIDHRYREEKPIILSTNYSVKNLKNRFPVMGERIFQRLLEMNKYLELAGNVRVKKIEERQEA, encoded by the coding sequence ATGCCACTACAGTTTAATTCAAATAAATATCAGGGTAAGGCCAGAGAAAAATACTTAGAAGCTGAAAAAAGAATACAAAAAATTCATAACCAATATCCTGATGTTAAGCAGGCATATAGTTATTTGAATTCCCTCAAAAGAGAATATAAAATGCTAAAAGTTGGCTTATTCAGCCAAGAAAAAAATGAGCAAAATTCAATTGAAGAATTAAAAAATGAAATTGATCATCTTGAATCTCACTATCACGAGCTTCTTAAAAAACACGATATTCCTCTAGACTATAAAGAGCCTAACTGGGACTGTGAAAAATGTCATGATACTGGCCGCATTTACAGAAACAATCAGTATCTTGTTTGCAGCTGTGCTAAAAGTGATTTAAGAAAACGAAAACAAAAAAATGGTAATTTACCCCGCCACCTACACACAGCTACCTTTGCTAATGCCAATTTGAACTACTATGAAGCTGATTTAATAACTGATAGCGGCATGAACTACCGTGAAAATGCCCAGAAAATATATAGTTTAGCTTCTTCTTTTGTCCAAAAATTTAATTCAGATGGTATCAGCCAAGGTCTTATTATTGAAGGACCAATAGGAAGTGGCAAATCATACCTTTTGGGATCTATTGCCAATGCTTTAATTGATCGGGGTATTCATTTTCGCTATATAGTTTATTCAGATCTGCTCCAGAAAATAAGGAGCAGCTATAATCAGGATAGTCCTGAGGCCGACGAAAAACAAATTTTAAGTACAGTTCAACAAATACCTGTACTTTTAATAGATGATCTGGGGACAGAAAAAGCAACAGAATTTGCATCTTCTACCCTTTATCAAATTATTGATCACCGCTACAGAGAGGAAAAACCTATTATTTTATCAACAAATTATTCAGTTAAAAATTTAAAAAATCGTTTCCCAGTAATGGGAGAGCGTATTTTTCAGCGTCTTTTAGAAATGAATAAATATTTAGAACTTGCAGGTAATGTACGAGTTAAAAAAATTGAAGAAAGACAGGAGGCCTAA
- a CDS encoding DnaD domain protein, whose product MKKIYYKKNIDLSEPESRQLLTFGDSLIEKGFLRQFSGDETKVLIYLLTHLKEDNEIEIELPLAAGALGLKIKNLRKIISNLAVTGIINRETAEGESFFNSYLNLKAVIEKKEESEQFTNVSTAGAGSEVRKQLINSNSASENEIAAALISFLPPNNRNIHRREEIKSWLNDFENKMLKELVRRVDKWLKRQGGSDHLQGAYAYLKAIIDNWYQEEITTYEKLQKQDKLHRETKELARAYGIRSFSSNTAQLKTFQSWLSGEQALSKELALAAIREAVRRKRDGQPSLKYVEDNFINPIKELGISSLADFRRWLQKEMDQKSSEPDQRDQNTSKNKNKKEDKNKADKSKTKNSDENKDNYKWKDFFIDFDKYKE is encoded by the coding sequence ATGAAGAAAATTTATTATAAAAAAAATATAGATTTAAGTGAACCTGAGAGTAGACAACTTTTAACTTTTGGGGACAGTTTAATTGAAAAAGGGTTTTTGCGTCAATTTTCTGGTGACGAAACTAAGGTTTTAATTTATCTTTTAACTCACCTTAAAGAAGACAATGAAATAGAAATTGAATTACCTCTGGCAGCCGGAGCTCTTGGCCTTAAAATAAAAAATCTCAGAAAAATAATTTCTAATTTAGCTGTGACCGGAATTATTAATCGTGAAACTGCTGAAGGAGAAAGTTTTTTTAATTCTTATTTAAATTTAAAAGCTGTTATTGAGAAAAAAGAAGAATCAGAGCAGTTTACAAATGTTTCTACAGCTGGAGCTGGATCAGAAGTAAGAAAACAGTTGATTAACAGTAATTCCGCTTCTGAAAATGAGATTGCTGCGGCTTTAATCTCTTTTTTACCACCTAATAATAGAAATATACATCGTCGAGAAGAAATAAAAAGCTGGCTCAATGATTTCGAAAATAAGATGCTTAAAGAGTTAGTTCGCAGAGTTGATAAATGGCTTAAACGCCAGGGTGGAAGTGATCATCTTCAGGGTGCTTATGCCTATTTAAAAGCTATTATAGATAACTGGTATCAAGAAGAAATTACAACTTATGAAAAATTACAAAAACAAGATAAACTACATCGAGAAACTAAAGAACTAGCCCGCGCCTATGGTATTAGGTCTTTTTCTTCTAATACAGCTCAACTAAAAACTTTTCAGAGCTGGTTAAGTGGAGAGCAGGCTTTAAGCAAAGAACTTGCTCTTGCTGCAATTAGAGAAGCTGTACGCCGCAAAAGAGACGGTCAGCCTTCTTTAAAATATGTTGAAGATAATTTTATTAATCCAATTAAAGAACTCGGTATCAGCAGCCTTGCTGATTTTAGACGCTGGCTGCAGAAAGAAATGGACCAAAAATCTTCTGAACCCGACCAACGAGATCAAAACACTTCTAAAAACAAAAATAAAAAAGAAGATAAAAACAAAGCTGATAAATCTAAAACAAAAAATTCAGATGAAAATAAGGATAATTACAAATGGAAGGATTTTTTCATTGATTTCGATAAATATAAAGAATAA
- the purB gene encoding adenylosuccinate lyase — protein MLSRYSRAEMENIWSEENKYEIWLEIELAILKARAELGEIPISAAEKVEKEAEVNLKRIKEIEAKTRHDMIAFIEGVSEKLGEESRFIHEGVTSSDIKDTARSIQMQQACKIILEDLEKVHNVLAEKALAAKDTIMVGRTHGVHAEPITWGLKLLNWYQEIERQIKRFKQLEEVVAVGQISGAVGTFATIDPAVEKRVCEILGLKNAVVSSQILQRDRHADFIERIALAAASIEKFSTEIRNLQRTDILEVEEGFRKGQKGSSAMPHKKNPIVCERLSGLARVIRGNVVPALENITLWHERDLTHSSVERVILPDSAILLDYMLYKFKGVIEELVVNEDNMKLNLEKTLGLTFSQRLMLALVEKGLRREEAYELAQRNAMTAWEEKKEYKKLIAADQEISKYLSNEELERIFDWQVYLKNIDQIFKRTGLLE, from the coding sequence ATGCTTTCAAGATATAGTAGAGCAGAGATGGAAAATATCTGGAGTGAGGAAAACAAATACGAAATTTGGCTTGAAATTGAACTAGCTATTTTAAAGGCAAGAGCTGAGCTAGGAGAAATACCAATTAGTGCAGCCGAAAAAGTTGAAAAAGAAGCTGAAGTTAATCTAAAAAGAATCAAAGAAATTGAAGCTAAAACACGTCATGACATGATTGCTTTTATTGAAGGGGTTTCTGAAAAATTGGGCGAGGAATCTCGTTTTATACATGAGGGAGTTACTTCTTCAGATATTAAGGATACTGCTCGTTCTATTCAAATGCAGCAGGCCTGCAAAATAATTTTAGAAGATTTAGAGAAAGTACATAATGTATTAGCCGAAAAAGCATTGGCTGCTAAAGATACAATAATGGTGGGAAGAACTCATGGGGTTCATGCAGAGCCAATAACCTGGGGCTTAAAACTTCTAAACTGGTATCAGGAAATCGAGAGACAGATTAAGCGTTTTAAACAACTGGAAGAGGTGGTTGCTGTTGGACAAATTTCGGGAGCAGTTGGTACTTTTGCTACTATTGATCCAGCAGTTGAAAAAAGGGTATGTGAAATATTAGGTTTAAAAAATGCTGTAGTCAGTTCTCAGATTTTGCAGAGAGACAGACATGCTGATTTTATAGAACGAATTGCACTTGCAGCAGCTTCTATAGAAAAATTTTCTACAGAAATTAGAAATCTCCAGCGGACTGATATTTTAGAGGTGGAAGAAGGATTTCGCAAGGGGCAAAAAGGTTCTTCTGCCATGCCTCATAAAAAAAATCCTATAGTTTGTGAGCGCTTAAGTGGGCTGGCCCGGGTTATTCGTGGTAATGTGGTTCCGGCCTTAGAAAATATCACTCTCTGGCATGAAAGAGATTTAACTCATTCTTCAGTTGAGAGGGTAATCCTGCCAGATAGTGCAATTTTATTAGATTATATGCTTTATAAATTTAAGGGTGTGATTGAAGAGTTGGTAGTTAATGAAGATAATATGAAATTAAATCTTGAAAAGACTTTGGGCCTAACTTTTTCTCAACGTCTAATGTTGGCTTTAGTTGAAAAAGGACTTCGTCGTGAAGAAGCTTACGAACTAGCACAGCGAAATGCGATGACTGCCTGGGAAGAAAAAAAGGAATATAAAAAATTAATTGCTGCTGACCAAGAAATTAGTAAATATTTAAGTAATGAGGAGCTTGAAAGAATTTTTGACTGGCAGGTTTATCTTAAAAATATTGATCAAATTTTTAAGCGCACCGGTCTTTTAGAGTAA
- a CDS encoding adenylosuccinate synthase has product MSNKIVVGAQWGDEGKGKITDMLAKTADLVVRYGGGNNAGHTVIVGENKFELHLIPSGILYEDKKSVLGGGVVIDPEAMVEEMDGLEERGISLANLYISETAHVIMPYHRRLDALEEKRKGDSKIGTTGKGIGPCYTDKTARRGIRIADLLDEGRFRAKLEKALDYHNELLEKVYDSKKLTVEEIIKNYQPYIEKLRPYVTNTSLLLNEAHKNNKKIFFEGAQGTLLDIDYGTYPFVTSSNPTAGGVCTGSGMGPTTIDDVIGVTKAYLTRVGAGPFPTELDNEWGKFLRDKGHEYGVTTGRPRRCGWLDIPILKHAVRVNGLTEIALTKIDVLTGLDEIKVCTAYKHGEEVVEEFPPYLESEIPYEPIYEKWPGWEEDITNIRDYDQLPENAKKYIKRIEELIGIPAKIISVGPGRKQAIIR; this is encoded by the coding sequence ATGTCTAATAAAATAGTTGTTGGTGCACAATGGGGAGATGAAGGTAAGGGTAAAATTACTGATATGCTTGCCAAAACTGCTGATTTAGTAGTTCGTTATGGTGGCGGTAATAATGCTGGCCATACTGTAATAGTTGGAGAAAACAAATTTGAACTGCATTTAATACCCTCGGGAATTTTATATGAAGATAAGAAATCTGTACTTGGTGGTGGAGTAGTAATAGATCCAGAGGCCATGGTTGAGGAAATGGATGGTTTAGAAGAAAGAGGGATTTCTTTAGCTAATCTTTATATATCAGAGACTGCTCATGTTATTATGCCTTATCACAGAAGGCTCGATGCTTTAGAGGAAAAAAGAAAAGGTGACAGTAAAATTGGAACTACCGGTAAAGGAATCGGTCCATGTTATACTGATAAAACAGCTCGTCGCGGTATTCGGATAGCTGATTTATTGGATGAAGGAAGGTTTAGAGCAAAATTAGAAAAAGCATTGGATTACCATAATGAATTATTAGAAAAAGTTTATGATTCCAAAAAGCTAACGGTAGAAGAGATTATTAAAAATTATCAACCTTATATAGAAAAGTTAAGACCATATGTAACAAATACTTCTTTGCTGCTGAATGAAGCACATAAAAATAATAAAAAAATATTTTTTGAAGGTGCACAGGGAACCTTGCTTGATATAGATTATGGTACATATCCATTTGTTACTTCTTCTAATCCAACAGCAGGTGGAGTCTGCACCGGAAGTGGAATGGGACCAACAACTATTGATGATGTAATAGGTGTTACTAAAGCTTACTTAACAAGAGTTGGAGCTGGACCATTTCCTACAGAATTAGATAATGAATGGGGAAAATTTTTAAGAGATAAAGGTCATGAATATGGAGTAACAACAGGTCGTCCTCGGAGATGTGGTTGGCTTGATATTCCTATTTTAAAACATGCAGTTAGAGTTAATGGACTAACCGAGATAGCTTTAACTAAAATAGATGTTTTAACTGGTCTGGATGAAATCAAAGTATGTACAGCTTATAAACACGGAGAAGAAGTTGTAGAAGAATTCCCACCTTATTTAGAAAGCGAAATTCCTTATGAGCCAATTTATGAAAAATGGCCCGGTTGGGAAGAAGATATTACAAACATTAGAGATTACGATCAACTTCCTGAAAATGCAAAAAAATATATAAAAAGAATAGAGGAATTAATTGGAATCCCGGCCAAAATAATTAGTGTTGGACCCGGTCGGAAACAAGCAATCATTAGATAA
- the purD gene encoding phosphoribosylamine--glycine ligase: MKVLIVGNGGREHALAWKLYQSDNVDKIYAAPGNDGMLEIAERVEIKANDIESLAKFAKEKEIGMTVVGPEEPLVAGIVDYFVERGIPIFGPKKQAALLEGSKAFAKDILNKYDIPTGEYEVFTDPDNALNYLENAEYPLVIKANGLAGGKGVIVASNYQDSQDAVARIMEDKAFGDAGDRIVVEDFIEGEEVSIFALTDGQTILPVTSTREHKAIFEGEEGPNTGGMGSYSPSPYVDAEMMDKICREILRPTLHALNSEGIDYRGVMHVGIILTESGPKVIDYNARFGDPETQVIMPLLAEDLIELMQKTNDVKLKYKKEIEIYDSDAVCVVLASAGYPLTYKTGYEIKGLENLKYHDDLIVFHSGTKFENGKYYTDSGRVIGMTVVGEGILSVIDTVYNYINDVEFKDMHYRTDIGFTISDVPDISVD; this comes from the coding sequence ATGAAGGTATTAATAGTAGGAAATGGAGGCAGAGAGCATGCCTTAGCCTGGAAACTTTATCAGAGTGATAATGTTGATAAAATTTATGCAGCGCCAGGTAATGATGGTATGTTAGAAATTGCAGAAAGAGTAGAAATTAAAGCAAATGACATAGAAAGCTTAGCAAAATTTGCTAAGGAAAAAGAAATAGGAATGACTGTAGTTGGCCCCGAAGAACCACTTGTTGCAGGGATTGTCGATTATTTTGTCGAACGGGGTATACCGATCTTTGGACCTAAAAAACAGGCAGCATTATTGGAAGGTAGTAAAGCATTTGCTAAAGATATTTTAAATAAATATGATATACCAACAGGTGAATATGAGGTCTTTACTGATCCTGATAATGCCCTTAATTATTTAGAAAATGCAGAATATCCACTTGTAATCAAAGCTAATGGTCTTGCAGGAGGTAAAGGAGTAATAGTTGCTTCTAATTATCAGGATTCTCAAGATGCTGTTGCTAGAATTATGGAAGACAAAGCTTTTGGAGATGCGGGAGATAGAATTGTAGTAGAAGATTTTATTGAAGGAGAAGAGGTTTCAATTTTTGCTCTGACTGATGGGCAGACAATATTACCTGTAACCAGTACTAGAGAGCATAAAGCTATTTTTGAAGGAGAAGAAGGCCCAAACACTGGTGGTATGGGTTCGTATTCCCCTTCGCCATATGTTGATGCAGAAATGATGGATAAGATCTGCAGAGAAATTTTGCGACCGACTCTTCACGCACTTAATAGTGAGGGGATAGATTACAGAGGAGTAATGCATGTTGGTATAATTTTAACTGAAAGTGGGCCTAAAGTAATTGATTATAATGCTCGTTTTGGGGATCCAGAAACTCAAGTTATTATGCCCCTATTAGCTGAAGATTTGATTGAGTTAATGCAGAAGACTAATGATGTTAAATTAAAATATAAAAAGGAAATAGAAATTTATGATAGTGATGCAGTGTGTGTTGTACTTGCTTCAGCAGGTTATCCATTAACTTATAAAACAGGATATGAAATAAAAGGTCTTGAAAACTTAAAATATCATGATGACTTAATAGTCTTTCATTCTGGAACTAAATTTGAGAATGGCAAATATTATACTGACAGTGGTCGGGTAATCGGGATGACAGTAGTTGGAGAAGGTATACTAAGTGTAATAGATACTGTTTATAATTATATTAATGATGTAGAATTTAAAGATATGCATTATAGAACAGATATAGGATTTACTATTTCTGATGTACCAGATATCTCAGTGGACTAA
- the cysE gene encoding serine O-acetyltransferase, whose translation MFKTLKCDINAIFDRDPAADNLLEVILSYSGLHALLFHRFSHWLYKKGLHTIPRLISQFARFMTGIEIHPGAEIGCGFFIDHGMGVVIGETAEIGDNVTLFQGVTLGGTGKERGKRHPTIGNNVVVGAGAKVLGSITIGNDAKVGAGSVVLKDVAENSTVVGIPGRVVSRDGRKVHPERDLEHADLPDPIKDKLSELEEEFLKLKKEIITKDSFEDVG comes from the coding sequence ATGTTTAAAACACTTAAATGTGATATTAATGCAATTTTTGATAGAGATCCGGCTGCTGATAATTTGCTAGAAGTAATTTTATCTTATTCTGGTTTGCATGCACTTTTATTTCATCGTTTTTCCCATTGGTTATATAAAAAAGGATTGCACACTATTCCGCGTTTGATCTCACAGTTTGCAAGGTTCATGACTGGAATTGAGATTCACCCAGGTGCAGAAATCGGCTGTGGATTCTTTATTGATCATGGTATGGGAGTAGTAATTGGTGAGACTGCTGAAATTGGAGATAATGTGACACTTTTCCAGGGAGTTACTCTCGGTGGAACTGGTAAAGAAAGAGGTAAAAGACACCCAACAATTGGCAACAATGTAGTTGTTGGAGCCGGAGCTAAGGTTTTAGGCTCAATAACAATTGGTAATGATGCAAAGGTTGGAGCAGGTTCTGTAGTTTTAAAGGATGTAGCAGAAAATTCTACAGTAGTTGGTATTCCGGGTAGAGTTGTAAGTAGAGATGGGCGTAAAGTTCATCCTGAAAGAGATTTAGAACATGCTGATTTACCGGATCCAATTAAAGATAAATTAAGTGAATTGGAAGAAGAATTTTTAAAGTTAAAAAAAGAAATTATAACTAAGGATTCATTTGAAGATGTCGGTTAA